DNA sequence from the bacterium genome:
CCTCATCCGGGATGAAACTGCCAGGCAGGGGGACGCCGCCGTCAGCGTGGTCGAGACGGCCGACAGCGTGCACAAGGTGGCCACCGCCCTCAAGGAGGGCGCCGACAAGCAGAAGGAAAAGACCGGGGTTATCTCGGCGTCTGCGGACAGCATGACCCAGATCAGCTACCGCCTGTCCCAGACGGCAAAGGTCAACCAGGACGGCAGCCGGACCCTGATGCTGACGGTGAACGAATCCGAGCAGGTGTTCGAGACATTGTTTGTAAGTTTGCAGGAGTGGAGGGAACTCGGAAAAGAATTGCTGAAGGAATTAGAAACCTTCGGGGTTTAGCAATTCCTGGCAGTACGAAGTACGGAGTGCGAAGTGCGAAGGAAAAGCTAACAGCTAATAACCATGGCCGATGCGAAAGCTCCGGCTTTTTCGTTCCTGTGAAAGCTGTCAAAACAACCTCAAACAACTTGTCCCGCCATTGCCCAAGCGAGGGTGGATTCAGTCTGTTCTTCCCCTCCTCCCATCTCCCTCCCGCCTGTCCTTCTCCCTTTTTTCGGTCCACAAATCAGTCAATGTTATCGAGGAATGACTCGAAAACCTCAAGATTGACACAATCTTCTTTATTATATTCGAGTAGCAAGTTTAACGCTTCTGTGTCCCCGTCGTTCTCCCAACGCTGCCAGAGGCGCGGGGCCACGCGTCCGTCCACAATGCCGGAATCACGGGAGATCCCCAGCAGGACCTCCACCTTTTTGAGACCACCTTCAGTCTTCTCTTGCGGCAGTCCCGGAGGAGGTCCCGGTGCCCGGCAAGGTCGCGGAGATCCAGGCCGGTGATCCGCCTGATGAACGGCAGGTCAAAGCAGGCCCCGTTGAAGGTGATGACGGTCGTGACACACTCCAGAGCCAGCGCAATAGAAAGATCGGTGACACGGCCGCCGATGAGCTGGATCATCTCCCGGCCCGGGATGTGGATTCCCACCACGCTGATCTGGTTGTCGAAGGTTGTTTCGATATCTAGGTAGGCGCGCAAAACTGCAGTCCAATGTCCAAAGAGAATATAATTACCTTCCACTTTCCACTTTTAACTATTTCTTGTGCCTGTCCTCCCGCCCGCGGCGGAAAAATAACCTGATGGGGGTTCCCGCAAAACCGAAGGTCTCCCGGAAGGTCCTTTCTATGAACCTGATGTAGCTGTCCTTGATCTCGCCGGGGCGGTTGGTGAAGATGACGAAAGCCGGCGGATGGGTCCCCACCTGGGTGGCATAATAGAACTTGAGCCTGCGTCCGCGAACCAGGTGAGGCTGGTGACGTGCGATGGCCTTTTCCAGTGTGTCGTTGACTTCCCTTGTCGACAGCTCTTTTGACGCCTGGGCGAAGACCTTATCCACCATCTCGAAAACCCTGTCCACCCGAAGTCCTATGAGACCCGAAATGGATATGACGGGGACATCGGGAAAGAAAAAAAGTTTTTCACGGATATCCTTGACCATCTGGTCGAAGGTCTTGTGATCCTTTTCCACCAGATCCCACTTGTTGAGGCAAACCACCAGCCCGCGCCCCCTTTCATTGACCAGGCCGGCGATGCGCAGGTCCTGGTCCACGAGCCCTTCGGAACTGTCCACCATGAGGAGACAGATATGACACCGCTCAATGGCTGCCAGAGCGCGCAGGACAGAATAGTGTTCGATCGATCCGGCTACCCTCGCCTTCCTTCTGACACCGGCCGTATCCACCAGAAGGTATCGTTTGCCGTTTTTCTCCACCAGGGTATCAACGGTGTCAGCTGTCGTACCCGGCACATCGGAGACGAGAACCCGGTCCTCCCCAAGGATCTTGTTGACCAGGGTTGATTTTCCTGTATTCGGCTTGCCTACGACCGCCAGGCGCATGTGGTGTTCTACCTCGGGCGACATCTCCTCGTCAGGGAGCACCTGGATCAGTTCGTCCAGGACTTCGGCGACACCGGTTCCGTGAAGGGCAGATATGGGGTAAACTTCTCCCAGTCCCAGGCTGTAAAACTGGGCCGATTCGTGCTCGCGGAGCTGCCCCTCTGCCTTGTTGGCGACCACCAGGACAGGTTTTTCGGAGCGTCGAAGGAGCCGGGCCACCTCGTCGTCGGCAGGCGCGAGACCGGATCTCGTGTCCAGGACGAACAGGATGAGGTCGGCCTCCTCGATGGCGTTTAGCGCCTGCTGCCGGGTAAGTGCGAAAAGTCCCTCTTCGGCCAGGGGATCGAGCCCCCCGGTGTCCACCACGGTGAACTCCCTTCCCAGCCAGTTGGCCGCCCCGTAATTCCTGTCCCGCGTCACCCCGGGGATATCCTCGACGATAGCCTGTCGCCTCCCGATGAGCCGGTTAAAGAGAGTGGATTTTCCCACGTTGGGCCTTCCCACGATGGCGACCAGAGACATGGCTTTTGCTCCTGAGTATTTGTTCCATCCGGTTAATGCTTACCTGGGTGGCTTCACTCCAAAGCTCTGAAATAGACTCTTTGAGACATTTTACGAGTCGGACAGGCTCCTGGTGAGGGAATTTTGCAGTTGCTGGAGGCTTTCCCCCGTCAGAGATTCGACAGCCTGCAGCGGAGCCTTGCCGTCGGTGAGCTCGGACACGAAAAGCTGGATGAAGTTACGGCCGTACCTGCCCTCGAGGTGATCCATGAAAAGAAGGCTCACAGCGTAGGACCGCATGCGGTGTTCCGGGTCCATGGTGATGAAGCTCCGGTCAAGATCGTCCAGGTTGATGGCATACCCTTTTCCCATTTCCCGGACCATGTAAGCCCGCACCGCCTGGATGTGGTCGGGAGACTGGTTTTCGCCGACTTTCTGTGCCAGTCCTTCCTGGACCCACGACGGCAGGTTGCCAGCGGCCCGATGAAGGAGGGCATGGACCATTTCGTGCCTAACTGTAAGGGCCAGTTTATTCCTGTCATCAATGCCCTGACCGACGTACAGGCGGATCTGCCCATCATACAGACCTTCCAGAGAGGGTTCGAAGGGATCGGCGCGCGATCCGAGTTCCTCGGTTAAAACAAGAACATCCACCGGATCTGCCGGGAAGATCCCCAGGGCCGCTGTCAGGGAATCCATTTCGTCCTGGAGTAAAGCGAGGATCTCACCTTCATATTCGAGCTTTCTCTGCCCGCTGTAATGCAGGCGGAAATTATCCCCGTCCTCCGTGACCATCCCCTCCCTGGACGCTACCATTCCCTCAAGGCGGCTGACATGTTCGGCGAGGTCCGCCCTGTCGGGCATCCTTCTATATAATTTACGTGCGTACTCTAACGCCTCTTCGTATCGTCCGGCCCGGAAGTGCAGTGTCGAAAAGCCGTCGAGAACCTCCGGGTTAACCGGCCACAACTCTTCCGATTCAGTCAAAAGTTCCAGGGCTTTTTCCCTGTCATCGAGGGATCCCCCCGCGATCCGGGCAAGGGCAACGCTGAGGTTTCTCCTCACCAAGGCGTTCCCCGGTTCCAGCCCCACGGCCTCCCGAAGCGTTTGAACTGCCTGCACCGGGTTCCCGGAAGCAAGCTCCTCGACACCCCGTGCGTTCAGTTCCAACGCCGGATGACCATTTGTCACATTTGACACAAACGTGTCCAATGGCAGATCGATTGGGATACCACCGAAAACGATGATCGCACCCACGGCCATAGCCGGCAAAATGAGAAGGGCCAGGACGTTCCTCAACTGTTCTCCTTTCACCTGGATCCTGTCGGTGAACCACTGACAGGGTCCGGATTCAGTACAAGGATCTGATCGGGCCCGCGAAGGATGATCTCCGGTCCGTTATATCGCTTCACCTTGCCGATGACCAGAACTTCGGCTCCCACCAGATCGCCCGGGTCGATGTCAAACTCCCTGAACCTGCTGCGTCCCTCATCGAAAAGCACCGCGGTAAAATCGGTCCTGTAATCCTCGCCGAAATTCAGGTGCCACGCTTTGCGCCCCCTGTGCAGCGCAAGGACCTTCCCACGGACCATGACGCGGCTTCCGATATGATCATCAGCATCCAGATGAGACACCACCTTGATGGCTTCACCGCTATACAGCCCCTTTCCGTTCTTTGCCGCGATGGAGGCGTTTCGAAGGATCTCGTCGGATATTTCTGATCCACAAGGTGGAATGAGGAGCGGAAGAGCCACGCCCTCCCGGATGAGAGCCACGTTCACATTGACGTCGTCGGCCCGCACGACAGAGAGGAGTCGTCCGTATGGATCGGTATCCCTGCAGCTGATAAGCTCCAGAGGGTTGGAGCCGATGAGTTTTTCCAGCATGGCCGAAGCTTCGTCGGCCATGGACTCCCCTCTTTCGGGGGTGTCGATACCAAGGAGCCGCACTCGCTGACCGCTCTCAAGTTCCAGGGTGTCTCCATCCACCACACGCTTGACCACGGCGGTTGAACACACCACTCCTGCGTCCGCAGCCAGCGAGGAGGTTGCCGATGCGAGTATAAAAAGAGATGCTGCACCGGCCCTGAGCATTTGTGCTATCATAATTGAGCAGGACCTTTTCCTTTAAACCGTCTTCAGTCACTGAGCTTATTCACTGAGGTACCCGCGAGGTATCGGCACGTCGGCGAAGCTGATGAGGAACCAGCCATGAATATAAGATTAAATACCTGTATAAGTGTCCTTTTACTTATACTCCTGCCGGCTGGAGGCTTCGCCCAGGACAAGAGGGATGGATCTCCCGTTCCGGGAGCGCCTCTGGAAGTGGGATCTCAAGCTCCGGTTTTTACCCTGAACGATATCCAAGGAGCTGTTTTCGGCCTCACCGGCCAGATCGGACGTTCGGCGACCGTTCTGAGCTTCTGGTCGATCTACTGCGATTCCTGTGTCGACGAGATGCTGGCCCTCCAGAAACTCGAGGATAAGTACCGGGGGCAGGACCTCGTGATCATGGCTGTCAACGAGGACCTCCAGGTAACGACAGACCGGATCCGCCGGTTCCTCGAAAGACTGGAAAAGTTCCGTGGAAAGATAACATATCCCCTTCTTTATGACGAGAACGCTAAAGTGTTCAACGCTTTCGGCGTCACCTCTCTTCCCACTCTCATACTCATTGACCGGGAGGGGAAAATCGCGGGTTATCATCGGGGTTTTGACACGGAAGGTGAGAGGAACCTCCTTTCAATCATCGAGGATCTGGCTTCGGGAAAGACGGACACGAAGGTTTCCGCACCGCGTATTGTTGAAAGAAGCGAAATGATCACTGTCGTGGGTAAAGCCGCGCTGTGCGGATTCTTCGACGAAAGCGGTTGGCGGAAAAGCTTTACCGGAAATGAAAGCCTGGAGCAGGAGACGGTGCTGACCCGCGACCTTGCGCAAAGAGACGCAACAAGGATCGCGGTCTCCGGAGCCCTTCGCATGCTCGGGATCAACCTTTTTGCCAACGATTCTGCTACAGATTGTCTTGCTGGTGACGGGATCCATCTGGATCGTGACCCCTTCGACACAAAAGATTCCCTGAGCAAGCTCCTGTCCAGCCTCAGCTACAGTGATTTTTTCGAGACTGTCGCTGAACAGGAGATGCTCATTGACGGCACCTGGTATGTCAGTCGGGACGTCAGGATATCGATCGACAGTTTGTCGGCGGAGCTAAAAAGCATAGGTTACCTGTTTGAGCCGTTCCGTATAACCTTCACCTATGTGAACATGAGTCTCCTTGACCAGAAGCAGTTCCTCCATTCGCTTCTCGTGCAGTCCCGGTTCATCGGACGGTTCGAAAATCCGGTTTTCACTCCTCACTCCACCTCCCAGGTTTTCGAGGTTTACACTTCCTCCCAAGGGTTCTCCGACGAGATCCTCGGGATGGATTTCGGGAAACTCCGGGTGTTCGTAGAGGAAGTGACGCCTACGTCTTTGGAATTAGAAGTGTGGAAGTAGGAGTGACCCACTCCCCGGCCTGAAGGCCAGGGCTTCAGGGTCACTGGCAGTAGAAAACAAAACCGGAGCATTAGCTCCGGTTTTGTTTTTTCTTCTGCACCCTGCACTTTGCACTCTGCACTCAGCGAACTCCTCGTGGTCGCCCTCAATCGAACAGTTTCTCCTGCCCGCCTTCAGTTCCGGGCTTTCTGTCGAGATGTCTGTAGGCAGCCTCTGTCGCAGTACGACCACGAGGAGTTCGCTGCAGATACCCTTCCTGGAGAAGGAACGGCTCGCAGATGTCCTCAATGGTGTCCCTCTCCTCCCCCACAGCGGCGGAAATCGTATCGATACCAACAGGCCCGCCACCGAACTTGTCAATGATCGTCAGCAGAACGGATCGATCCAGGTTGTCGAGCCCCATCTCGTCGATCTCCAGCCTCTTCAGTGTGTGACGCGCCACCTCGAGGGTGATAACCCCTTCGGCCTCAACCTGGGCGAAATCCCGTGCCCGTCTCAAAAGCCGGTTGACAACCCTGGGTGTCCCCCTTGAGCGCCTCGCCAGCTCATCGGCGGCATCGTCAACCAGTTTCACCTGCAGGATCGCGGCCGCCCTGGTAACGATCCGGTTAAGCTCCTGAACCGAGTAAAACTCAAGCCTGCACACGACGCCGAAACGGTCCCTGAAGGGCGATGACAAAAGGCCCATGCGCGTTGTGGCGCCCATGAGGGTGAACCGCGGCAGGTCCAGCTTGACTGTCCTTGCGCCGGGGCCCTTGCCGATAATGAGATCCAGGGCAAAGTCTTCCATGGCCGGATAAAGGACCTCTTCGACAGTACGGTTCATGCGATGGATCTCGTCGATGAAGAGGACACCGTGCTCGTCGAGGTTGGTGAGGATGGCAGCGAGATCTCCGGAGCGCTCCATGGCAGGACCGGAGGTGGATCTGATGTTGACGCCAAGTTCGTTGGCAAGGATGTTGGCCAGGGTCGTTTTGCCCAATCCGGGCGGTCCGAAGAGCAGGACGTGATCCAGCGCCTCCTTGCGTTCCAGAGCGGCCTGAATGAAGACCTTCAGGTTTTCCTTGACCTTGGTCTGGCCGACATAGTCAGAAAGGCGCCTCGGCCGGATATTGGCCTCGAAAGCAGCTTCATCGTT
Encoded proteins:
- a CDS encoding thermonuclease family protein; the protein is MVCSTAVVKRVVDGDTLELESGQRVRLLGIDTPERGESMADEASAMLEKLIGSNPLELISCRDTDPYGRLLSVVRADDVNVNVALIREGVALPLLIPPCGSEISDEILRNASIAAKNGKGLYSGEAIKVVSHLDADDHIGSRVMVRGKVLALHRGRKAWHLNFGEDYRTDFTAVLFDEGRSRFREFDIDPGDLVGAEVLVIGKVKRYNGPEIILRGPDQILVLNPDPVSGSPTGSR
- a CDS encoding TlpA disulfide reductase family protein, which produces MNIRLNTCISVLLLILLPAGGFAQDKRDGSPVPGAPLEVGSQAPVFTLNDIQGAVFGLTGQIGRSATVLSFWSIYCDSCVDEMLALQKLEDKYRGQDLVIMAVNEDLQVTTDRIRRFLERLEKFRGKITYPLLYDENAKVFNAFGVTSLPTLILIDREGKIAGYHRGFDTEGERNLLSIIEDLASGKTDTKVSAPRIVERSEMITVVGKAALCGFFDESGWRKSFTGNESLEQETVLTRDLAQRDATRIAVSGALRMLGINLFANDSATDCLAGDGIHLDRDPFDTKDSLSKLLSSLSYSDFFETVAEQEMLIDGTWYVSRDVRISIDSLSAELKSIGYLFEPFRITFTYVNMSLLDQKQFLHSLLVQSRFIGRFENPVFTPHSTSQVFEVYTSSQGFSDEILGMDFGKLRVFVEEVTPTSLELEVWK
- the ruvB gene encoding Holliday junction branch migration DNA helicase RuvB, translating into MTDERIVTPRQINDEAAFEANIRPRRLSDYVGQTKVKENLKVFIQAALERKEALDHVLLFGPPGLGKTTLANILANELGVNIRSTSGPAMERSGDLAAILTNLDEHGVLFIDEIHRMNRTVEEVLYPAMEDFALDLIIGKGPGARTVKLDLPRFTLMGATTRMGLLSSPFRDRFGVVCRLEFYSVQELNRIVTRAAAILQVKLVDDAADELARRSRGTPRVVNRLLRRARDFAQVEAEGVITLEVARHTLKRLEIDEMGLDNLDRSVLLTIIDKFGGGPVGIDTISAAVGEERDTIEDICEPFLLQEGYLQRTPRGRTATEAAYRHLDRKPGTEGGQEKLFD
- the der gene encoding ribosome biogenesis GTPase Der, giving the protein MSLVAIVGRPNVGKSTLFNRLIGRRQAIVEDIPGVTRDRNYGAANWLGREFTVVDTGGLDPLAEEGLFALTRQQALNAIEEADLILFVLDTRSGLAPADDEVARLLRRSEKPVLVVANKAEGQLREHESAQFYSLGLGEVYPISALHGTGVAEVLDELIQVLPDEEMSPEVEHHMRLAVVGKPNTGKSTLVNKILGEDRVLVSDVPGTTADTVDTLVEKNGKRYLLVDTAGVRRKARVAGSIEHYSVLRALAAIERCHICLLMVDSSEGLVDQDLRIAGLVNERGRGLVVCLNKWDLVEKDHKTFDQMVKDIREKLFFFPDVPVISISGLIGLRVDRVFEMVDKVFAQASKELSTREVNDTLEKAIARHQPHLVRGRRLKFYYATQVGTHPPAFVIFTNRPGEIKDSYIRFIERTFRETFGFAGTPIRLFFRRGREDRHKK